One Deefgea tanakiae genomic region harbors:
- the metX gene encoding homoserine O-succinyltransferase MetX, with amino-acid sequence MTNSVGIVTPNKINFEDPITLSSGAVLPRYELMVETYGTLNADKSNAILICHALSGHHHVAGYHTPDDKAPGWWDSMIGPGKPIDTNRFFVIGVNNLGGCHGSTGPSSINPETNQPYGSAFPVVLVRDWVETQARLADRLGIEQFAAIIGGSLGGMQALRWSITYPERVRHALVIASAPKLTAQNIAFNDVARQAIITDPEFHGGDFYQHGVVPKRGLRLARMLGHITYLSDDGMGEKFGRLLRTGEYKYGYEVEFEIESYLRYQGDKFANVFDANTYLLMTKALDYFDPARHYGGSLSQAMRQAKAKFLVVSFTSDWRFAPSRSREIVKALLDADRTVSYAEIESAHGHDAFLMEDAPYMGVMRAYLNNIAAEIA; translated from the coding sequence ATGACTAATTCAGTCGGTATTGTGACGCCGAATAAGATCAATTTTGAAGACCCCATCACCCTCTCGTCTGGTGCAGTTTTGCCGCGCTATGAATTGATGGTGGAAACCTATGGCACACTGAATGCCGATAAATCAAACGCAATTTTGATTTGCCATGCCTTGTCGGGGCATCATCACGTGGCGGGTTATCACACGCCCGACGATAAAGCGCCGGGCTGGTGGGACAGTATGATTGGGCCAGGCAAGCCGATTGATACCAACCGTTTTTTTGTGATTGGTGTGAATAATCTCGGTGGTTGCCATGGCTCGACTGGGCCTTCGAGTATTAATCCAGAGACGAATCAGCCTTATGGTTCGGCCTTTCCGGTCGTGTTGGTACGAGATTGGGTCGAAACGCAGGCGCGCTTGGCCGATCGTTTAGGTATTGAGCAATTCGCGGCCATCATTGGTGGTAGCTTGGGCGGTATGCAGGCTTTACGTTGGTCGATTACCTATCCAGAACGCGTTCGTCATGCTTTGGTGATTGCCTCTGCGCCGAAACTCACGGCACAAAATATCGCGTTTAATGATGTGGCGCGGCAAGCAATTATTACTGATCCTGAATTTCATGGTGGTGATTTTTACCAGCACGGCGTCGTACCAAAACGCGGACTGCGTTTGGCGCGCATGCTGGGCCATATTACTTATTTGTCGGATGATGGCATGGGCGAGAAATTTGGCCGATTGCTGCGTACGGGTGAATACAAATACGGCTATGAAGTCGAGTTTGAAATCGAATCCTATCTGCGTTATCAAGGCGATAAATTTGCCAATGTGTTCGACGCGAATACCTATTTATTGATGACCAAAGCACTCGATTATTTCGATCCGGCGCGTCATTACGGCGGCAGCCTCTCGCAGGCGATGCGCCAAGCGAAAGCGAAATTCTTGGTCGTATCATTTACCTCCGATTGGCGTTTTGCGCCATCGCGTTCGCGTGAAATCGTCAAAGCCTTGCTTGATGCCGATCGCACCGTATCCTATGCGGAAATTGAATCGGCGCACGGCCACGATGCCTTCTTGATGGAAGATGCGCCATATATGGGCGTGATGCGGGCTTATTTAAATAATATTGCTGCGGAGATTGCGTAA
- the ftsZ gene encoding cell division protein FtsZ, translating into MALLIEVPEVSHHVNIKVIGVGGAGCNAINNMIEHAMQSHGVDFISANTDAQVLKQSKADNVVQLGAQLTKGFGAGCNPEIGRQAAEEDRERIAELISGADLLFITAGMGGGTGTGAAPVIAQVAREKGILTVGVVTKPGLDEGGRQKVAQAGIDELARYVDSLIVVSNQKLEEVLGDDVTIDEAFRAADDVLRNAVGSIVEIIQYPGLINVDFADVKTVMREMGMAMMGSAHATGPDRAIRATEEAIRCPLLDNISFKGARGVLVNFSTAPGKLKKSETRQALEIIESHVADGALVKHGVVYDEALGEDEIRVTLVATGLGGKAISTPSLTVVSSSQTLKTGTDNQAYEEAYDTPAIWRNNRGNRAPEAAARPAMSNIDMDIPAFLRRQAD; encoded by the coding sequence ATGGCATTATTAATTGAAGTACCAGAGGTTTCACATCACGTGAATATCAAAGTGATTGGCGTTGGCGGTGCAGGCTGCAATGCAATCAATAATATGATCGAGCATGCGATGCAATCGCATGGCGTCGATTTTATTTCGGCTAATACCGACGCGCAGGTATTAAAACAGTCTAAAGCGGATAACGTGGTTCAGCTGGGTGCTCAGCTTACAAAAGGCTTCGGTGCTGGTTGTAATCCAGAAATCGGTCGCCAAGCTGCGGAAGAAGATCGCGAACGCATCGCTGAATTGATTTCAGGTGCTGACTTGCTATTTATTACTGCCGGTATGGGTGGTGGTACCGGTACTGGTGCAGCACCTGTGATCGCACAAGTCGCTCGTGAGAAAGGCATTCTCACTGTGGGTGTGGTGACTAAGCCTGGTCTGGATGAAGGCGGCCGCCAAAAAGTAGCGCAAGCCGGTATTGATGAATTAGCTCGTTATGTTGATTCATTGATTGTGGTTTCAAATCAAAAGCTTGAAGAAGTTTTGGGCGATGATGTGACGATTGATGAGGCATTCCGCGCAGCGGATGATGTGCTTCGCAATGCCGTCGGTTCTATCGTTGAGATTATTCAATACCCAGGTTTGATCAACGTTGACTTTGCCGACGTGAAAACCGTAATGCGTGAAATGGGTATGGCGATGATGGGTTCAGCTCATGCGACCGGTCCAGACCGTGCAATCCGCGCGACTGAAGAAGCGATTCGTTGCCCACTTTTGGACAACATCAGCTTTAAAGGCGCCCGTGGCGTGTTGGTGAACTTCTCAACAGCTCCTGGTAAATTGAAAAAATCAGAAACGCGTCAAGCGCTTGAAATCATCGAATCGCACGTCGCAGACGGCGCATTGGTAAAACACGGTGTGGTTTACGACGAAGCCTTGGGTGAAGACGAAATCCGCGTGACTTTGGTGGCAACCGGTTTGGGTGGCAAAGCGATTAGCACGCCTTCATTGACTGTGGTGAGCAGCAGCCAAACCTTGAAAACTGGCACTGATAATCAAGCTTATGAAGAAGCCTACGATACCCCAGCAATTTGGCGTAATAATCGTGGCAATCGTGCACCTGAAGCCGCTGCACGCCCTGCAATGAGCAATATCGACATGGATATCCCGGCATTCTTGCGTCGCCAAGCGGATTAA
- a CDS encoding glycosyltransferase: MRVSGFTFLRNGTMLGYPYIESLQSLLQVCDEVVVAIGKSEDDTLERVRAINDPRIRIIETVWNEGMEQRGFVYAQQKMIAQFNCTGDWAFYLEGDEVIHEDDAPKIRAIMEQHFKDPEIEGIAFDYHHFYGCPDLVARSPAWYRQELRIIRNTIRSFAPDGLFWVVMDKNKRGRYARAALAHCPIYHYGHVRSSEKMQEKHRQVAKYWSHAPKPHDYSQIDASILQPFTGSHPSILKSWLRDMAETQFVADQNYQLNKREKRHRILMKIEAITGLDLTKKHFTCVKK; the protein is encoded by the coding sequence ATGAGAGTCAGCGGATTTACCTTTCTGCGTAATGGGACGATGTTGGGTTATCCCTATATAGAGAGTTTGCAGAGCTTATTGCAGGTTTGCGACGAAGTGGTCGTTGCGATTGGTAAAAGCGAAGACGACACATTGGAACGAGTCCGCGCCATTAATGATCCACGCATTCGAATTATTGAAACGGTGTGGAACGAAGGCATGGAGCAACGCGGCTTTGTGTATGCGCAGCAAAAAATGATTGCCCAGTTTAACTGCACGGGTGACTGGGCTTTTTATTTGGAAGGCGATGAGGTGATTCATGAAGACGATGCGCCAAAGATTCGCGCCATCATGGAGCAACACTTCAAAGACCCCGAAATTGAAGGAATCGCTTTCGATTACCACCATTTTTATGGTTGCCCAGATTTAGTCGCGCGTAGTCCGGCATGGTATCGGCAGGAGCTGAGAATTATTCGTAATACGATACGTAGCTTTGCACCTGATGGCCTATTTTGGGTGGTGATGGATAAAAATAAACGGGGTCGCTATGCACGCGCTGCGTTAGCGCATTGTCCGATTTATCATTATGGACATGTTCGCTCTAGCGAAAAAATGCAGGAAAAACATCGGCAAGTTGCTAAATATTGGAGCCATGCGCCCAAACCGCACGATTACTCTCAAATTGATGCTTCAATTTTGCAGCCATTTACTGGATCACACCCTTCGATTCTAAAGTCATGGCTGCGTGATATGGCAGAAACACAATTTGTGGCCGATCAGAATTATCAGCTCAATAAACGTGAAAAGCGGCATCGTATTTTAATGAAGATTGAAGCTATTACGGGGCTTGATTTAACGAAGAAACATTTTACCTGTGTAAAAAAATAA
- a CDS encoding glycosyltransferase family 2 protein, which produces MPTIGVAIITKNAQAHLAACLQSLTWCDRVVILDSGSTDLTLEIAQAHGAHIHQSNDWPGFGIQKNRAIALLDTDWIFALDADEIVDATLVLSIQNAIENPETDIYQLNRLSNYCGRWMKHTGWHPDYLPRLFKKGSAHYSEDLVHERLIFTSKVSNLDGLLLHYSFDDLESVLDKINRYSSAGAQQRLTKGANSSLSSAIFKGVWTFIRSYIIKCGFLDGREGFILSVSNAEGAYYRQLKLMYLKENA; this is translated from the coding sequence ATGCCGACCATTGGCGTTGCCATTATCACAAAAAATGCTCAAGCCCATTTAGCCGCTTGCCTTCAATCCCTGACGTGGTGTGATCGAGTCGTCATACTAGACTCAGGCAGCACCGACCTCACATTAGAAATTGCACAAGCACACGGCGCCCACATCCACCAAAGCAATGATTGGCCGGGGTTTGGCATCCAAAAAAATCGTGCCATTGCTTTGCTGGATACGGACTGGATTTTTGCTTTAGATGCCGATGAAATCGTCGATGCCACGCTAGTGCTATCAATTCAAAATGCTATTGAAAACCCCGAAACCGATATCTATCAATTAAATCGCTTATCCAACTACTGTGGTCGCTGGATGAAGCACACTGGCTGGCATCCAGATTACCTACCGCGCTTATTTAAAAAAGGCAGTGCGCATTACTCTGAAGACTTGGTGCATGAACGTTTGATTTTCACCAGCAAAGTCAGCAACTTAGACGGACTACTACTGCATTATTCTTTTGATGATTTAGAGTCGGTATTGGATAAAATCAATCGATATTCCAGCGCAGGTGCTCAGCAACGCTTGACTAAAGGTGCGAATTCAAGCTTAAGCAGCGCAATTTTTAAAGGTGTCTGGACATTTATCCGCAGCTACATCATTAAGTGTGGATTCCTAGATGGTCGTGAAGGTTTTATCTTGTCTGTTTCTAATGCAGAGGGTGCCTACTACCGCCAACTCAAGCTGATGTATTTAAAAGAAAACGCATGA
- the msbA gene encoding lipid A export permease/ATP-binding protein MsbA produces the protein MNSKQLYFRVLSYILPYRSVAIMSILAMVVAGGVDAAMIQMIGTIIDSFKQSKAAAHAAWLMPMILFGMGILRLISSFAYEYGSAWLSSRVMHDLRQEVFARMMAMPIRFFDQSSVGVLLSRVTFDINQIMDAGLNVLTVLVKDSVMAIALLSVMFWTDWQLTLFCLIMLPGAAVSIQIVSKRQRKLSRQTQDTMGEMSQILDESLGGQRIIKIFGGARYEAARFGNANQNVRRLAVKRAATASLNSGFTVFLIAVTIAAIIYFAGIRAADGAMTAGSFVSFMGAMMMLQQPIKNLSRLSDTLHRGLAAADSVFAILDQPIEPDLGTLAPERVTGRLSINNLQFSYQADGVKALAGINLEIFPGESVALVGQSGSGKTTLANLIPRFYEPTAGEIRLDGELLADYQLANLRAQIALVSQDMVLFNDSVAANIAYGVDEIDMARVHAAASAAYATEFIEQMPNGFSEMLGENGVRLSGGQRQRLAIARAIYKDAPILILDEATSALDTESERKVQEALENLMVGRTTLVIAHRLSTIEKADRIIVMQQGKIIESGSHAELITRSGMYAQMHAVQFSTMDELPAQ, from the coding sequence ATGAATAGCAAACAGCTTTATTTTCGCGTTCTATCCTATATTCTCCCGTATCGCAGTGTGGCAATCATGTCGATATTGGCTATGGTGGTGGCTGGCGGTGTTGATGCTGCAATGATCCAAATGATAGGGACGATTATTGATAGTTTTAAGCAAAGTAAAGCAGCGGCTCATGCTGCATGGCTTATGCCGATGATTTTATTTGGCATGGGCATCCTGCGTTTAATCTCCAGTTTTGCATATGAATACGGCAGCGCGTGGTTATCATCCCGCGTGATGCATGATTTACGGCAGGAGGTGTTTGCCCGCATGATGGCGATGCCAATTCGATTTTTTGATCAGTCTTCCGTTGGTGTGCTGTTATCTAGAGTGACCTTTGACATTAATCAGATCATGGATGCCGGATTAAATGTGTTAACTGTGCTGGTAAAAGACTCCGTCATGGCGATCGCATTGCTGAGCGTGATGTTTTGGACCGATTGGCAGCTGACTTTATTTTGTCTGATTATGCTACCTGGGGCTGCTGTGTCTATTCAGATTGTTAGTAAGCGCCAGCGAAAATTGTCGCGTCAAACTCAGGATACGATGGGTGAGATGAGCCAGATTTTGGATGAAAGTTTAGGCGGGCAGCGCATTATCAAGATTTTTGGCGGTGCTCGGTATGAGGCAGCTCGATTTGGTAATGCCAATCAAAATGTACGCCGCCTTGCTGTTAAGCGGGCAGCCACGGCTAGTTTGAACTCTGGATTTACGGTTTTTTTAATTGCGGTTACGATTGCAGCGATTATTTATTTTGCAGGGATCCGTGCGGCGGATGGCGCAATGACGGCGGGGTCTTTTGTGTCATTCATGGGCGCGATGATGATGTTGCAGCAGCCGATTAAGAACTTATCGAGATTAAGCGATACCTTGCACAGAGGCTTGGCTGCTGCGGACTCGGTGTTTGCTATTTTGGATCAGCCTATTGAGCCAGATTTAGGGACTTTGGCACCAGAGCGTGTCACAGGGCGATTAAGTATCAACAATCTGCAGTTTTCGTATCAAGCTGATGGGGTTAAAGCGTTAGCGGGAATAAATCTTGAGATTTTTCCGGGTGAAAGTGTGGCTTTAGTGGGGCAGTCTGGTAGTGGTAAAACGACTTTAGCCAATTTGATCCCCCGGTTTTATGAACCCACTGCAGGCGAGATTCGCCTCGATGGCGAATTGTTAGCTGATTATCAATTGGCGAATTTACGCGCTCAAATTGCATTGGTTTCCCAAGATATGGTGCTATTTAATGATAGCGTGGCAGCTAATATTGCTTATGGCGTCGATGAAATTGATATGGCGCGGGTACATGCCGCAGCGAGTGCAGCTTATGCGACTGAGTTTATTGAACAAATGCCAAATGGCTTTAGCGAAATGTTGGGGGAGAATGGCGTTCGCCTTTCTGGCGGTCAGCGACAACGCTTAGCGATTGCTCGTGCGATTTATAAAGATGCACCAATACTGATTTTGGACGAGGCGACGAGTGCATTAGATACTGAATCAGAAAGAAAGGTGCAAGAAGCGCTTGAGAATTTGATGGTCGGGCGAACCACTCTGGTGATTGCACATCGCTTATCAACGATTGAAAAAGCAGACCGAATTATCGTGATGCAGCAAGGCAAGATTATCGAAAGTGGTTCTCACGCAGAGTTGATTACTCGCAGTGGCATGTATGCACAAATGCACGCGGTGCAGTTCTCAACGATGGATGAACTTCCAGCGCAATAG
- the lpxC gene encoding UDP-3-O-acyl-N-acetylglucosamine deacetylase: MFLQRTLDSTIHATGVGLHSGEKVKLTLRPAPVNHGIVFKRSDLPESAPFKVGPDLVNDTRLSSTLVQDGVRVGTIEHLMSAFAALGIDNIIVEVDAPEMPIMDGSAAPFIYLIQTAGVLEQDAPKQFVKVLKPIEVHDGDKWVKFEPHNGYKVALTIDFKHPAFKKSAQSITLDFAESNYISEIARARTFGFIHEVEYLRMNGLARGGNMDNAVVIDEFKVLNEGGLRFEDEFVRHKILDAIGDLYILGYPLIASFSGYKSGHAMNNKLLRELLSDSSNYEMVSFDRLSDVPAAFHDLPALGI, translated from the coding sequence ATGTTTTTACAAAGAACTTTGGATTCAACAATTCATGCAACGGGTGTGGGACTGCATTCGGGCGAGAAAGTGAAGCTCACTTTGCGCCCAGCACCTGTGAATCATGGGATTGTGTTTAAGCGCTCTGATTTGCCCGAATCAGCGCCTTTCAAAGTTGGCCCCGATTTAGTGAACGACACGCGTCTCTCCTCAACGCTCGTCCAAGACGGCGTGCGTGTCGGCACCATTGAGCATCTAATGTCTGCTTTTGCCGCACTTGGCATCGACAATATTATTGTTGAAGTCGATGCGCCTGAAATGCCGATTATGGATGGTTCTGCCGCACCATTTATCTACTTGATTCAAACCGCTGGGGTGCTAGAGCAAGATGCCCCTAAGCAGTTTGTTAAGGTACTCAAGCCCATTGAGGTGCATGATGGTGATAAATGGGTGAAATTTGAGCCGCACAATGGCTATAAAGTCGCTCTGACGATTGATTTCAAACATCCCGCTTTTAAAAAATCCGCCCAGAGCATTACCTTAGATTTTGCTGAAAGTAATTACATCAGCGAAATCGCACGCGCGCGTACTTTTGGTTTTATTCATGAAGTGGAATATCTGCGCATGAATGGCTTGGCGCGTGGTGGCAATATGGATAACGCTGTTGTAATTGATGAGTTTAAAGTACTCAATGAGGGCGGTTTGCGCTTTGAAGACGAGTTTGTACGGCACAAGATTTTGGATGCGATTGGCGACCTTTATATTTTGGGTTACCCGTTGATTGCTTCATTTTCAGGATACAAATCTGGTCATGCAATGAACAATAAATTATTGCGTGAGCTGCTATCTGATTCTAGCAACTATGAAATGGTGAGCTTTGATCGTCTGAGTGACGTTCCAGCTGCATTTCATGACTTACCTGCGCTAGGCATCTAA
- a CDS encoding glycosyltransferase family 2 protein: MKISIIVTTYNRPAALNLVLAGLAKQAINPNTEWEVLIADDGSKKETSDLITAWQNNFPCHLVHVWHEDIGFRAGAIRNRAAAQSTGDYLVFLDGDCVTMPDFVNQHASLAESGWYIAGNRVLLSESFTHTLLSENDAIQIMDWSVWQWMAAKLQKKTNRALPWLRLKLSIMRKKRHSRWEVVKSCNLGVWKSDFVAINGFDEDFSGWGHEDSDFAVRLLRLGISIKDGRYAVPVLHLWHQENDRSKQAENWQKLEATLRSHHIAAKIGYKSHLS, from the coding sequence ATGAAAATCTCAATCATCGTCACAACCTACAATCGACCTGCCGCACTTAATTTAGTCTTAGCAGGGCTTGCCAAGCAAGCGATCAATCCCAATACCGAATGGGAAGTTTTGATTGCAGATGATGGCTCAAAAAAAGAAACTTCCGATCTGATTACAGCATGGCAAAACAATTTCCCCTGTCACTTAGTGCATGTATGGCACGAGGATATTGGATTTCGTGCGGGGGCGATTCGCAATCGAGCGGCAGCCCAATCGACAGGCGACTACCTTGTATTTCTAGATGGTGATTGTGTGACCATGCCTGATTTTGTCAATCAGCACGCATCGCTTGCAGAAAGCGGTTGGTACATCGCAGGTAATCGAGTTCTGCTTTCCGAGTCATTTACTCACACGCTACTCAGTGAGAACGATGCGATTCAGATTATGGATTGGTCGGTATGGCAGTGGATGGCAGCTAAACTACAAAAAAAAACCAACCGGGCGCTGCCATGGTTGCGCTTGAAATTGAGCATAATGCGTAAGAAGCGGCACTCACGCTGGGAAGTAGTCAAAAGTTGTAATTTAGGTGTTTGGAAAAGCGACTTTGTTGCCATTAATGGATTTGATGAAGATTTTTCAGGCTGGGGGCATGAAGACTCTGATTTTGCGGTACGGCTACTTCGCTTAGGTATTTCCATCAAAGATGGTCGATATGCAGTACCCGTTTTACATTTGTGGCATCAAGAAAATGATCGATCAAAACAAGCTGAAAATTGGCAAAAATTAGAAGCTACACTAAGAAGTCATCATATTGCAGCAAAAATCGGTTATAAAAGTCACCTGAGCTAA
- a CDS encoding O-antigen ligase family protein — translation MPNKNIDVMWLLAAILGFALPVSTALTNVMVPLCGLIGLYLGRHDLLALIRRYPLLALPLMIWLALGIGAILSPAPDAWSYFAKYKKLIFAPLIALFFIKGSSKSIQYAIAGFLLGNLGILFLSTFVWWTGQQVFFGFELRPASAISKNAIAQSLLMAFSGVMWLGVGMYRRKWLIVCFALAAWHIANIFLMSPQRTGYMSVVLMLACWGWFYLQKQWRIAFAGILLLGLGAVFSTHNTAEFRIKQGMGEVKACVDAIKKASNASQFCFTSGGARTYLYLTAADRIEASPLGHGTGNVRINIGDVEFSNPHNEYLLQGLQTGVFGMVLFAAMLVMAFLLALKLPKIWRALAVGAIVSYMVCSLFNSLLMDITEGNTLIVILALIVAAHALLVVGAEKSETHD, via the coding sequence GTGCCTAATAAAAACATAGATGTAATGTGGTTGCTGGCGGCTATTTTGGGTTTTGCTCTGCCGGTTAGTACTGCACTCACTAATGTGATGGTTCCTTTGTGTGGGTTGATTGGCTTGTATTTGGGGCGCCATGATTTACTCGCCTTAATTCGCCGCTATCCGTTATTAGCATTGCCGTTAATGATCTGGCTGGCATTAGGCATAGGAGCCATTCTTTCCCCTGCGCCTGATGCATGGAGCTATTTTGCCAAATATAAAAAACTGATCTTCGCACCTTTGATAGCTCTGTTTTTTATCAAAGGTTCGAGTAAAAGCATCCAATATGCTATTGCAGGATTTTTGCTTGGTAATTTGGGTATCTTGTTTTTATCAACCTTTGTGTGGTGGACAGGGCAACAGGTGTTTTTTGGCTTTGAGCTAAGGCCTGCTTCTGCAATTTCTAAAAATGCGATTGCCCAAAGCTTGCTGATGGCTTTTTCTGGTGTGATGTGGTTAGGTGTTGGAATGTATCGCCGTAAATGGCTGATCGTGTGCTTTGCGCTTGCCGCGTGGCATATTGCTAATATTTTTCTGATGTCGCCACAGCGGACTGGCTATATGTCCGTAGTACTTATGCTGGCTTGTTGGGGATGGTTTTATTTGCAAAAACAATGGCGTATTGCTTTTGCCGGGATCTTATTGTTAGGCTTAGGCGCAGTTTTTTCTACTCATAACACTGCTGAGTTTCGTATCAAGCAAGGCATGGGAGAAGTGAAAGCATGTGTTGATGCGATTAAAAAAGCCTCCAATGCCAGCCAGTTTTGCTTTACCTCGGGTGGTGCGCGAACTTACTTGTATTTGACGGCTGCAGACCGGATTGAAGCATCTCCATTAGGACACGGTACCGGCAATGTACGAATTAATATTGGTGACGTGGAGTTTAGCAACCCACACAATGAGTATCTATTGCAAGGTCTGCAAACTGGAGTGTTCGGGATGGTCTTGTTCGCTGCCATGTTGGTGATGGCCTTTTTACTGGCTTTGAAATTGCCAAAAATTTGGCGTGCATTAGCTGTTGGCGCCATCGTGTCATACATGGTTTGCAGTTTATTTAACTCCTTGCTGATGGATATTACTGAAGGTAATACTCTGATCGTTATTTTGGCTTTAATTGTGGCTGCCCATGCTTTGTTGGTCGTGGGAGCGGAAAAGAGTGAAACACATGACTAA
- a CDS encoding 16S rRNA (uracil(1498)-N(3))-methyltransferase: MPRFYVDLPLSVGQALDLPESVARHVQVLRMQPSDSLHLFNGQGGEYAAEITAMGKKIVSVQVLAFDDIDRESPLRITLVQAISAADRMDYTVQKAAELGVAVLQPVISQYCQQRYSGERAEKRMAHWQGIAASAAEQCGRTRLLEIRPILTLAQFLASGDESELKLLLCPTGAVAWSTLPQSVKSVSVLIGPEGGYSAEEDILSVLAGYTSVLIGPRILRTESVAPVIAGLLQARYGDFL; this comes from the coding sequence ATGCCCCGTTTTTATGTTGATTTACCACTGAGTGTGGGACAAGCACTGGATTTGCCTGAGTCGGTGGCACGTCATGTACAAGTGTTGCGTATGCAACCGAGTGATTCGTTGCATTTGTTCAATGGTCAGGGTGGTGAGTATGCTGCTGAAATAACGGCGATGGGTAAAAAAATAGTCAGCGTTCAGGTTTTAGCATTTGACGATATTGATCGTGAATCACCATTGAGAATTACTTTGGTGCAGGCAATTTCAGCGGCTGATCGGATGGACTATACGGTGCAAAAGGCTGCTGAGTTAGGTGTGGCAGTATTGCAGCCAGTGATTTCGCAATATTGCCAACAACGTTACAGCGGCGAACGCGCAGAAAAGCGGATGGCGCATTGGCAAGGGATTGCAGCGAGTGCTGCAGAACAATGCGGTCGGACTCGTTTGCTTGAGATTCGTCCCATTTTAACATTGGCGCAATTTTTAGCATCTGGTGACGAGAGTGAGTTAAAGCTATTGTTGTGCCCGACTGGCGCTGTTGCTTGGTCTACATTGCCACAATCGGTAAAAAGTGTGAGCGTATTAATAGGGCCGGAAGGTGGGTATTCGGCTGAAGAAGATATTCTGTCTGTTCTTGCTGGTTATACGTCCGTGCTAATTGGGCCGAGAATTTTACGAACAGAAAGTGTTGCGCCTGTGATAGCGGGTTTGCTACAGGCCCGATATGGTGACTTTTTATAG
- a CDS encoding glycosyltransferase family 25 protein — protein sequence MIYYCISLPEEIQRRAYITEQFSQHQLDVVLFDAIKLGENNAPEIYQQKVRLRLYGRDLSRGEMGCYLSHRAIWAQFLATDERHCCILEDDVELAHNFKEVIEKLLEKQTNWDLVRLAGTFPRKGKTIEQINAGQYQLLEYLEQPRGTLGYVINREAAKALLQHTSKMIHAIDDTMDQIWGHKLRTYGLEPFVVKESAQFTSSIGCRKRPKMRFLPKMRKEFFKSKDALMKKIWQYKTLLRWKFIHR from the coding sequence ATGATCTACTACTGCATTTCATTGCCCGAAGAAATACAGCGACGAGCTTATATCACCGAACAATTCTCACAACATCAACTTGATGTTGTCTTATTTGACGCGATCAAACTAGGTGAAAACAATGCACCTGAAATATACCAACAAAAAGTGCGTTTACGCCTTTATGGCCGGGATCTCAGTCGTGGTGAAATGGGCTGCTATTTAAGTCACCGTGCTATTTGGGCACAATTCTTGGCAACCGATGAACGACATTGTTGCATACTGGAAGATGATGTCGAGTTGGCACACAACTTCAAAGAAGTCATCGAAAAGCTATTAGAAAAGCAAACGAATTGGGATTTGGTTCGGCTTGCAGGCACTTTTCCACGTAAAGGAAAAACAATAGAACAAATCAATGCAGGCCAATATCAGTTGCTTGAATATTTAGAACAACCTCGCGGCACTTTAGGGTATGTCATTAACCGCGAAGCAGCAAAAGCCTTGCTACAACATACATCAAAAATGATTCATGCAATTGATGACACCATGGATCAGATCTGGGGGCATAAGCTACGTACTTATGGACTAGAACCGTTTGTAGTAAAAGAGTCAGCTCAGTTTACCTCTTCAATTGGCTGCAGAAAACGTCCGAAAATGCGTTTTCTCCCAAAAATGCGCAAAGAATTCTTCAAAAGCAAAGATGCTTTAATGAAGAAAATCTGGCAATACAAAACACTATTGCGCTGGAAGTTCATCCATCGTTGA